A window of the Brassica napus cultivar Da-Ae chromosome C5, Da-Ae, whole genome shotgun sequence genome harbors these coding sequences:
- the LOC106400572 gene encoding alkaline/neutral invertase C, mitochondrial: MMMNNRSCICVSAVKPCCRFLISFKRSSLFGLSPLINSSKLRSRKIDARSIRSGVNCRRIALDRNAFCDSESTSWGGAGSRVIIGRASIGRGRGRGRGVLVIPRVASDFRNQSTSSLGSHVNKDKSFEGIFVKPLVFKELEQTEEIPKKESGGDEDAKFGNVGVKGETERVVSQSEAEREAWKLLRGAVVNYCGFPVGTVAANDPGDKQKTLNYDQVFIRDFVPSAYAFLLDGDGEIVRNFLLQTLQLQSWEKTVDCHSPGPGLMPASFKVKSVPLEGNDGSFEECLDADFGESAIGRVSPVDSGLWWIILLRAYGKLTGDYTLQERIDVQTGIKLILKLCLADGFDMFPTLLVTDGSCMIDRRMGIHGHPLEIQALFYSSLRCAREMLNVNDETKNLVAAVNSRLSALSFHIREYYWVDIKKINEIYRYNTEEYSADATNKFNIYPEQIPSWLVDWIPNRGGYFIGNLQPAHMDFRFFTLGNLWAVVSSLGSQEQNEGVMALIEEKWDDLVANMPLKICFPALEQEEWRIITGSDPKNTPWSYHNGGSWPTLLWQFTLACIKMGKLDLAKKAVAVAEKRLKEDQWPEYYDTRSGRFVGKQSRLYQTWTIAGFLASKKLIEQPEKASLLFWEEDYQLLETCVCGLNKSSGKKKNKCSRFTPPRS, from the exons ATGATGATGAACAACAGGAGCTGTATCTGTGTCTCAGCGGTGAAACCCTGTTGTAGATTTCTCATTAGTTTCAAAAGATCGTCCCTTTTCGGGTTATCTCCCCTGATCAATTCGTCGAAACTACGGAGTAGGAAGATTGATGCCAGAAGTATTAGATCTGGTGTTAATTGCCGTCGGATAGCATTGGATCGGAATGCTTTTTGTGATTCTGAGTCCACTAGCTGGGGAGGAGCAGGGTCTAGAGTTATAATAGGTAGAGCTAGTATAGGACGAGGACGAGGAAGAGGGAGGGGTGTTTTAGTAATTCCCCGTGTAGCTTCCGACTTTAGGAACCAGTCGACGTCTTCCTTAGGCTCTCATGTAAATAAAGATAAGAGCTTTGAGGGTATCTTCGTGAAGCCGCTGGTTTTCAAGGAGCTTGAACAAACCgaagagatacccaaaaaggaAAGTGGTGGTGATGAAGATGCTAAATTTGGAAATGTGGGTGTGAAAGGAGAAACGGAGCGGGTTGTGAGCCAGAGCGAGGCTGAGAGAGAGGCGTGGAAGCTGCTTCGCGGCGCGGTGGTGAATTACTGCGGGTTCCCTGTGGGGACTGTGGCGGCTAATGATCCAGGGGATAAGCAGAAGACGTTGAACTATGATCAGGTGTTTATTCGTGACTTTGTTCCTTCGGCTTATGCGTTCTTGCTTGATGGGGATGGGGAGATTGTAAGGAACTTTCTACTTCAGACGTTGCAGTTGCAG AGCTGGGAGAAAACAGTGGACTGTCACAGCCCTGGCCCAGGGCTAATGCCAGCGAGTTTTAAAGTTAAATCTGTGCCACTTGAAGGCAACGATGGCTCCTTTGAGGAATGTTTAGATGCAGACTTTGGTGAATCAGCCATTGGACGTGTTAGCCCTGTCGACTCTG GCTTGTGGTGGATCATATTGCTGAGAGCTTATGGAAAGCTCACTGGCGACTACACCTTGCAAGAGAGAATCGATGTTCAAACAGGGATCAAGCTGATCCTCAAGCTATGCCTAGCTGACGGCTTTGACATGTTCCCAACTCTTCTCGTAACCGATGGATCATGCATGATCGATAGAAGAATGGGCATTCATGGTCATCCACTTGAAATCCaa GCATTATTCTACTCATCCCTCCGCTGCGCTAGAGAGATGCTCAACGTGAACGATGAAACAAAAAACTTAGTAGCTGCCGTCAACAGCCGCCTAAGTGCCTTATCATTCCACATCAGAGAGTACTACTGGGTCGACATCAAGAAGATAAACGAGATTTATCGTTACAACACCGAGGAGTATTCAGCGGACGCGACCAACAAGTTCAACATCTATCCAGAGCAGATCCCTTCTTGGCTTGTGGACTGGATCCCCAACAGAGGCGGTTACTTCATAGGAAACCTCCAGCCTGCTCACATGGATTTCAGATTCTTCACGCTTGGGAACCTCTGGGCTGTTGTTTCGTCTCTTGGAAGCCAAGAGCAGAACGAAGGAGTCATGGCGTTGATCGAAGAGAAATGGGATGATCTTGTTGCTAACATGCCTCTCAAGATCTGTTTTCCTGCTCTAGAGCAGGAGGAGTGGAGAATCATCACTGGCTCTGATCCAAAGAACAC GCCTTGGTCATATCATAATGGTGGATCCTGGCCAACTCTTCTCTGGCAG TTCACATTGGCTTGTATCAAGATGGGGAAGCTAGACCTGGCGAAGAAAGCAGTTGCTGTAGCAGAGAAGAGGCTCAAGGAAGACCAGTGGCCTGAGTATTACGACACGAGAAGCGGGAGATTCGTGGGGAAGCAGTCAAGGCTTTACCAGACTTGGACTATCGCAGGTTTCTTGGCTTCTAAGAAACTCATAGAACAACCTGAGAAAGCCTCGCTCTTGTTTTGGGAAGAGGACTATCAGCTGCTCGAGACTTGTGTCTGTGGTCTCAACAAAAGCAGcggaaagaagaagaacaagtgtTCGCGTTTCACACCCCCGAGATCTTAG